Part of the Flavobacteriales bacterium genome is shown below.
AAATGTTCTTTCCTATGGTGAATGTGGCTTGAAAATCTTTTGGGTGATATTGCTTTATACAGTCAAATACGTCTGCATACTTGTTTTCATAATATTCAGTAAGTATTTTAAATGTGATGTTTTTTGCTCCGTCAAAAAACGAATTGTAATAGGAAGATGCTATTTTTACCTCGGGTCCTTCAGGCATTACTTTAGTATAACAATGACTTCGTTTCTTCTATTTAAAACTTTGTAAGGCGAGTCGTAAACTAACAATTCAAATTCATCGGTATGTGCGATATCGTATTTTTCAAGTGTATCTATCAACTCTTGTTTTTTACGCTTGACCTTAGCACTATTAGAATACCCTGAAAAACGAATAGCCGCTACTTTTCTTGAATCCATTTTTATTATGTCTATCTCATTGGAGTTAGGAGTAGGCAAAGTTTCCATTTCATAGCGTTCTGGCATTAGGAACATCATTTCTTTATTTTCGGATGATAGACGCATATTTACAGGCGAGGTCATACCAATTTGTTCATTCTTATCATTACCGCCAAATATATAATTGGCAAGTACTCTAAATTGAGAGTTGTTGCCAGATTGCGAAAAGTGACTGGCATATATAAGTGTTGGATACTGTCTAATTTCGACAGAATCTATGGTTCTAATGATATTGTAGTTTTCAGTTTTACTCACGCGAAAAGAAAATAGGGTATATATAATAAGTATAGCTATGGTTAAAAATAATAATTTTTTCATTTATTTCAGTCTTTCAATAATTTGCTCATCTAGTGGATTTACGCCACTTTTGAAATAAGCGATTAACTCTCCGTCACCATTTATCAAAAATTTGTTGAAGTTCCATGATACCTCGAAATTGTCTAATCCGTTTTGTTCTTTGTTAGTTAGCCAAGCATAAAGAGGATGCTGATTTTTTCCTTTGACATCTACCTTTTTCGTCATAGGAAATGTAACATCAAACTTACTTTCACAAAATGTTATTATCTCTTTTTCGTTTGCTGGTTCTTGAGCACCAAACTGATTGCATGGTACTCCTAAAACTACAAGTTTATTGGCGTATTTCTGACTTAGCTTTTGCAAATCGGCATACTGTGAAGTGTAGCCGCAATATGAAGCAACATTTACTATTAGAATGTTCTTGCCTTTGAAATCAGACATTTTGATTTCTTTATTTTCTATAGATGGAATAGATAATTCGTAAAAAGATTGAGAATAAGCTGAGTTCATAATAAATAATGAAAATATAAATAGAATAAAGGGTCTCATATTATTGTTTTGTTAAAAAAAGTGAGAGAGTTTTCACTCTCTCACTTAAAAATCAAATTAACCTTGATTTACAATTTACTTTCGTAGATTGTATCTTTTAATACTTCTTCCGTTAGAATAGATGTCAACTAAAATCTTCTCTTTTGAATCTCTATCGACCAATTCTCCTAATAGGTTTATGGAGTATAAATATTCTACATCTTTTTCATTGAAAAACGTATTTATTGCAGTAGGCTCATCTTCTGTTACTAATACAGCATTAATAACATGTACAACTCCATTGTTAGCTAAAATATCAGCCTGAATGACTGTTGCCATATCAATCATTACGCTACCAGCATCTATGCTGACAACTAACACATCATCGTTCAATGTTGGCACTTCCATACCATCGGTTAGTTCTGTTGACAGTACATTACCAGAGTGAACATGATGTAACAGTATTTCTGTCAAAAGAGTATTATCAGCAAGTAAGTCGTCTAATGCTCCTGCGGGTAATGCATCAAAAGCATCGTCTGTTGGTGCAAATACTGTAAACGGACCATCACCAGACAGTGTTTCTGCTAAATTAGCTTGAATAACAGCGGTTTCTAGAGTGTTGTGGTTTTCTGAATTTTCAATAATATCAACTACTGAGCCTAAGTTAACAACAATAGTACCAACCATACCTTGAAGTGCATGATTGCCAACTGAGCAATCGTAGTTATAAGTACCATCTATGTTAAACACGTGCGTATATATTGTAGCTCCAACAGTACTGGTTGAAGGAGAGTCAAAACTTTCTGGGTTGTCAAAGCTATTCCCCGTTAAAGAACTAATGTTCCCGTTTACATCGTGTGTGCCTCCATCATTAATCCAAACAACAGTATCACCAACGTTAATTGTAAGTTCACTAGGAGTATAATAGAACATTCCAGCATTAACTTGATGTATAGTTGCAAAAGTTGTTACTGAAATTAGGGATAAAAGTAGAGTACGTAGTAAATGTTTCATATTAAAATTTGTTTAGTTAAGATACTGCAAATATATAACTTTTTTAAATTTGTATAAAATTTTTGCAATAATGTTATACAAAAAGTATATATTTGCATAACAATTAATGACTATAGTGTCTTCAAAATTTTAACATTTGGTACAATGCCAAGAAAGAAGAAAGAAAGAATTTCAATAGAAGAAATTAAAAAAAGATCTCCAAAAATTATCTTTTATACAGATAAATTGAAAATCAATCTCAAGTCGATGAGCAGTTTAGATTTTTGGTTCGATAAATACCCAAACGGTAAATACATAATCAATGACTAAGTATAGTATTGACCAGTTTTCACAAATTACGGGTATTACAAAATTTGTGTTGAGGACATGGGAAAACAGGTACGGTTTTCTCAAGGCTCAACGTACAGACACAAAAATTCGGTTCTACACTGACGAGTTGCTTGTTCGTGCTTTAAATTGTAATTACCTAATAGAAAATGGTTACAAAATTTCATACATTTCTAAACTATCTCATGATGAAATATCATCTAAGGTAGACGAAATTAAAAACAGTGCTGAAGATAATTCGATAGAGTCCTACTACATTGTCAAGTTGATAAAGTCTGCTCTTGATTTTGATTCTAATTTATTCAATTCAACTTATGAGAAAGGTGTTCAGGAGTTAGGTATTCTTGAGTTTTACAAATCTGTATTGTTGGTTGCCTTTTCTAAAATTGGGATTTTTTGGCTCACTAATAGAATTGCCCCTTCGCAAGAACATTTTTTATCAGAATTAGTAAAACAGAAGATTGGTGCAGCTGCAGATTCAGCATCTAAAGATGAAATTAAAAAAGCCTCTTGGCTTTTATTTTTACCAGAAAATGAATTTCACGAAATCGGATTAATTTTTGCTAAGTTTTTATTAATTAAAAACGGTTTTGAAGTAGTTTATTTAGGTGCCAATGTGCCTTACGGCTCTTTGTTGCAATTAGCGGAGAAAAAACAAATTGATAATGTATTGTTCTTTTCTGTTTCTAATACTTCGAAAAGCAATTTAGATTTTACCATTAATTATTTGAATCAATCATTTCCAAAGGCTAAACATTTTCTAGTTGCCAATAGCTTAGATATAAATTTCCTTACAAAGGATCATGATATCACAATACTAGATAATTTAGATGATTTTGTAGAAATTATCTCATAGAAATATTTCTGCTTTCAATAAATTTTCGAATAAATTTTTTGTGACCTTTGCTGTCCACAACTTTTAATTTAATGGTGTAATCATTTATTTGGACTTCTAATACTCCATCGTTATTTAAAAAACTGATTTGATTGTAGCGTGACATTAAAATATACTCCTCATTTTTATGTCTAAAATATACCGCTACACCTTTGGTTCGTAGTTCAAATGTACAATACACTAAATCTGTATATTCTTCAAAATCTATCTCAAAATTCTTTGGACTTATTTTTAATAATAGATATTTAGGAGAACCATAAAACCCATTTTTGATTTTTTGAGCTAAGGTGTAAGAATTGCCGCAAATAGCTAATAAATTTTCTCTGATTTTTTTCTGATTTTGACTGGTTTTAAATAGCATAGTTGTATATTTGTATAACAAAATTAATAAAAAGTTATACAATATTATTATTTATTTGACAAATTGAGTTTAATACACTAGACTATGGCGCACTATCAACTTCGAAAAGAACAGTTTCTAAAAACAGATATTGACACAATTTGGGATTTTGCATCATCTCCAGCCAATCTTAAGGAGATTACTCCCGATTATATGTTATTTGATATTACATCAAAAGACCTACCAGAGAAGATGTATCCTGGAATGATTATTACTTACAAAGTTTCCCCTTTATTAAATATTAAGATGAATTGGGTAACAGAAATAACACAGGTAAAAGACAAACATTTTTTTATTGATGAGCAACGTTTAGGTCCTTACAAAATGTGGCATCATCAGCACTTTTTCGAAGAAAAAGATGGTGGTGTATTAATGACTGATATTGTCACTTACATTCCTCCCTTTGGTGTGCTTGGTGACATTGCTAATGTTGTGCTAATCAAAAAACAATTGGAAGGTATTTTTGATTACAGATTTAAAGTAATGGATAAAAAATTTAATCAATAAAAATGAAACGACCTTGGAATATTATTAGCCCACCTGTATATAGTTTAGTGACTTATGACGAACAAGGGAAAGTCAATATGAATATATGTACTTATGTTTCGGCAGTAAGTATGAAGCCTAAAATGTATTCTATCGCTATAGATTACACGACTAAAACCTATAAAAATTTAGAAAAATCATCTAAGGTGGTTCTTCAATTATTAAGTGCTTCTAACCTCAAGGTAATAAGAAAGTTAGGTAAAATTAGTGGTAAGTTTTTTGATAAAGACCGTTACCTCAACTCATACAATTTACTTCAATCTTGGAAAGATTACAATGTGCTAAAAGATACTTGTGCATTAATTGAGTTAGAAAAAAAATCGGTGGTCAATAATCATGGAGATCATGCAATTTTTTTCTTTGACGTTACTGCTTTTAAGACCATTTCTGAAAAAAATGTCCTTTCATTTCAGGATTTAGTAGATAACAGAATAATACTATAATTTATGCACCTTACAAAAGAGCAAATACAGCAAACCTCACGAATCAAGCGTCTTAATATAATTAACTCTATTACTGGAGTTAAACCTGCAAATTTAATTGGTAGTATTTCTGAGAACGGGCATAGTAACTTAGCTGTTTTTAGCTCAATAGTTCATTTGGGAAGTAATCCTGCTCTTTTGGGATTTATCTTACGACCTCAGCACGAAGTTAGGAGGGATACGTACGATAACATCATGCAAACGAAATATTATACCATTAATCATATTCCTTCTGACTATGTTGAAAATGCCCATTATACATCGGCTAAATTTGACAAGGAAGTTTCAGAGTTTGATAGTTGTAAGTTTACCGAAGAATATTTATTTGATTTCGATGCACCATTTGTTAAAGAAAGTCGTGTTAAGATAGGTTTAAAGTTAGAAGAAATGTTACCTATTGAGTTGAATAAATGTGTGATGGTTATTGGTTCTATTCAACATTTATGGGTTGATGATGTGGCAGTCGAAGACGATGGTCAAATCAATCTAGAGTTGTTAGATGATGTTGGAATAGGAGGTTTGAATAGTTACTACAAACTAAAGCGTATTGCTCAATTTCCTTATGCAAGAGTCAATGAATTGCCTGATTTTTAATAAAGCATGAACAAGCCCTTACCACATAAAAATTGTTTAGTTTGTCTTAAACCTTTTTCATGGCGAAAAAAGTGGGAACGGGTTTGGGAGGACGTAAAATATTGTAGTGAACGTTGTAGAAGAAATAAAAACAACAAGAATGTATAGTGTAAATATAATTTTTCCTAATCAGCTTTTTAAGCATAGCGATTTATTGGATAATACTTATCCTATATATCTCGTTGAGGAATTTTTATTTTTTAATCACTATCAATTCCACAAGCAAAAATTAGCCTTTCACAGAGCAAGTATGCAGTTTTATAAATCTTACCTTCAAGATTTGGGTAAGACGGTTCATTACATTTCGGCTACAGACTCTAATTCGGATATCCGTAGGCTTTTAGAAAAGTTAATTGGTGAGGGTATTCAAGAAATTCATTTCATTAATCCCGTTGACAATTG
Proteins encoded:
- a CDS encoding heme-binding protein, giving the protein MKKLLFLTIAILIIYTLFSFRVSKTENYNIIRTIDSVEIRQYPTLIYASHFSQSGNNSQFRVLANYIFGGNDKNEQIGMTSPVNMRLSSENKEMMFLMPERYEMETLPTPNSNEIDIIKMDSRKVAAIRFSGYSNSAKVKRKKQELIDTLEKYDIAHTDEFELLVYDSPYKVLNRRNEVIVILK
- a CDS encoding glutathione peroxidase, with translation MRPFILFIFSLFIMNSAYSQSFYELSIPSIENKEIKMSDFKGKNILIVNVASYCGYTSQYADLQKLSQKYANKLVVLGVPCNQFGAQEPANEKEIITFCESKFDVTFPMTKKVDVKGKNQHPLYAWLTNKEQNGLDNFEVSWNFNKFLINGDGELIAYFKSGVNPLDEQIIERLK
- a CDS encoding fasciclin domain-containing protein, whose protein sequence is MKHLLRTLLLSLISVTTFATIHQVNAGMFYYTPSELTINVGDTVVWINDGGTHDVNGNISSLTGNSFDNPESFDSPSTSTVGATIYTHVFNIDGTYNYDCSVGNHALQGMVGTIVVNLGSVVDIIENSENHNTLETAVIQANLAETLSGDGPFTVFAPTDDAFDALPAGALDDLLADNTLLTEILLHHVHSGNVLSTELTDGMEVPTLNDDVLVVSIDAGSVMIDMATVIQADILANNGVVHVINAVLVTEDEPTAINTFFNEKDVEYLYSINLLGELVDRDSKEKILVDIYSNGRSIKRYNLRK
- a CDS encoding MerR family transcriptional regulator gives rise to the protein MTKYSIDQFSQITGITKFVLRTWENRYGFLKAQRTDTKIRFYTDELLVRALNCNYLIENGYKISYISKLSHDEISSKVDEIKNSAEDNSIESYYIVKLIKSALDFDSNLFNSTYEKGVQELGILEFYKSVLLVAFSKIGIFWLTNRIAPSQEHFLSELVKQKIGAAADSASKDEIKKASWLLFLPENEFHEIGLIFAKFLLIKNGFEVVYLGANVPYGSLLQLAEKKQIDNVLFFSVSNTSKSNLDFTINYLNQSFPKAKHFLVANSLDINFLTKDHDITILDNLDDFVEIIS
- a CDS encoding SRPBCC family protein, whose amino-acid sequence is MAHYQLRKEQFLKTDIDTIWDFASSPANLKEITPDYMLFDITSKDLPEKMYPGMIITYKVSPLLNIKMNWVTEITQVKDKHFFIDEQRLGPYKMWHHQHFFEEKDGGVLMTDIVTYIPPFGVLGDIANVVLIKKQLEGIFDYRFKVMDKKFNQ
- a CDS encoding flavin reductase, whose translation is MKRPWNIISPPVYSLVTYDEQGKVNMNICTYVSAVSMKPKMYSIAIDYTTKTYKNLEKSSKVVLQLLSASNLKVIRKLGKISGKFFDKDRYLNSYNLLQSWKDYNVLKDTCALIELEKKSVVNNHGDHAIFFFDVTAFKTISEKNVLSFQDLVDNRIIL
- a CDS encoding flavin reductase, whose product is MHLTKEQIQQTSRIKRLNIINSITGVKPANLIGSISENGHSNLAVFSSIVHLGSNPALLGFILRPQHEVRRDTYDNIMQTKYYTINHIPSDYVENAHYTSAKFDKEVSEFDSCKFTEEYLFDFDAPFVKESRVKIGLKLEEMLPIELNKCVMVIGSIQHLWVDDVAVEDDGQINLELLDDVGIGGLNSYYKLKRIAQFPYARVNELPDF
- a CDS encoding DUF2256 domain-containing protein, which encodes MNKPLPHKNCLVCLKPFSWRKKWERVWEDVKYCSERCRRNKNNKNV